A genomic stretch from Festucalex cinctus isolate MCC-2025b chromosome 13, RoL_Fcin_1.0, whole genome shotgun sequence includes:
- the vps53 gene encoding vacuolar protein sorting-associated protein 53 homolog isoform X1, translating to MMEDEEFEFADDLEAILHLTPEVQLAIEQVFPSQDPLDKADFNAVEYINTLFPTEQSLANIDDVVNKIRLKIRRLDDNIRTVVRGQTNVGQDGRQALEEAQVAIQQLFGKIKDIKDKAEKSEQMVKEITRDIKQLDHAKRHLTTSITTLNHLHMLAGGVDSLEAMTRKRQYGEVANLLQGVVNVLEHFHKYMGIPQIRQLSERVKAAQSELGTQILADFEEAFPSQGSKRPGGPSNVLRDACLVANVLDPRIKHEIMKKFIRQHLSEYLVLFQENQDVAWLDKIDRRYAWIKRQLVDYEEKYGRMFPEEWCMTERIAVEFCHITRAELSKVMRTRAKEIEVKLLLFAIQRTTNFEGLLAKRFTGCTLTDAPVQQKRPESPLDPSNPFLEDDQGEDESTVKDDKDGDLAKPRKPKTPENPFHGIVSKCFEPHLYVYIESQDKNLGELIDRFVADFRAQGPPKLATDEGGAVLPSCADLFVYYKKCMVQCSQLSTGEPMIALTTIFQKFLREYAWKILSGNLPKSSSNSGVLTISSLLKEKEGPEAAKFTVDELCLICSILSTAEYCLATTQQLEEKLKEKVDKILVERINLTGEMDTFSTVISNSIQLLVQDLDAACDPALTAMSKMPWQSVEHVGDQSPYVTSIIMHIKQNVPIIRDNLASTRKYFTQFCIKFTNSFIPKFINHLFRCKPISMVGAEQLLLDAHSLKTVLLDLPSIGSQVLRKAPASYTKIVVKGMTRAEMILKVVMAPHEPPVVFVDNYIKLLADGNPETFQKILDMKGLKRGEQSSMLELFRQRLPTPPSGADGGTSLSFSAPTPEQESSRIRKLEKLIKRL from the exons ATGATGGAGGACGAAGAATTTGAATTTGCCGATGATTTGGAGGCAATTTTGCATCTCACACCCGAAGTACAACTGGCGATTGAACAG GTCTTTCCATCTCAAGATCCGCTTGATAAAGCAGACTTCAATGCGGTGGAATACATCAACACATTGTTTCCGACCGAGCAG TCCCTTGCTAATATTGATGATGTGGTAAACAAGATACGTCTGAAAATAAG GCGCCTTGATGACAACATCAGGACAGTGGTGAGGGGTCAAACCAATGTGGGGCAGGATGGCAGGCAG GCTTTGGAAGAGGCCCAGGTAGCAATCCAGCAGCTTTTTGGAAAAATCAAAGACATCAAGGACAAGGCAGAGAAGTCTGAACAAATG GTCAAGGAGATTACCAGGGACATAAAGCAGTTGGACCATGCCAAGCGCCACCTCACTACATCTATCACCACACTGAACCACCTACATATGTTAGCAGGAGGTGTGGACTCTTTAGA ggCCATGACGAGGAAAAGGCAGTACGGTGAGGTGGCCAATCTCCTGCAAGGAGTCGTAAACGTACTTGAGCACTTCCACAAGTATATGGGCATACCACAGATCAGGCAGCTCTCCGAGAG AGTAAAAGCAGCACAAAGTGAGTTGGGCACTCAGATCCTGGCAGATTTTGAAGAAGCATTCCCTTCCCAGGGCTCCAAG AGGCCAGGTGGGCCAAGTAACGTCTTGAGGGATGCCTGTCTGGTTGCAAATGTTCTTGACCCACGCATCAAACACGAGATAATGAAAAAGTTCATCCGTCAGCATCTCTCAGAGTACCTTGTACTCTTTCAGGAAAACCAAGAT GTCGCATGGCTAGATAAGATTGATCGACGCTATGCCTGGATCAAGCGGCAACTAGTCGACTATGAAGAAAAATATGGACGCATGTTTCCAGAGGAGTGGTGCATGACAGAACGTATTGCAGTGGAATTCTGCCACATCACCAG agCGGAGCTTTCCAAAGTAATGAGAACACGAGCCAAGGAGATTGAAGTGAAGCTTCTTCTGTTTGCCATTCAGAGGACTACAAACTTCGAAGGTCTGCTGGCAAAACGCTTCACGGGATGCACATTGACAGATGCCCCTGTG caGCAGAAGAGGCCAGAAAGCCCTTTAGACCCCTCTAATCCTTTCTTGGAAGATGATCAAGGTGAAGATGAGAGTACTGTGAAAGATGACAAAGATGGAGATCTGGCAAAG CCTCGAAAGCCCAAGACTCCTGAGAATCCTTTCCATGGTATTGTCTCCAAGTGCTTTGAGCCTCATCTATATGTCTACATAGAATCCCAAGACAA GAACCTAGGCGAACTGATCGACAGGTTTGTGGCTGACTTCCGAGCACAGGGCCCACCCAAGCTTGCCACAGACGAGGGTGGCGCTGTGCTGCCAAGCTGTGCCGATCTCTTTGTCTATTACAAGAAGTGCATGGTCCAGTGCTCCCAGCTGAGCACTGGGGAGCCCATGATTGCCCTCACAACCATCTTTCAGAAATTCCTGCGGGAGTATGCCTGGAAGATCCTCTCAGGCAATCTGCCTAA GTCGAGCAGTAACAGTGGGGTTCTGACCATCAGCAGTCTgctgaaagaaaaagaaggcCCAGAAGCAGCCAAGTTCACTGTTGACGAGCTGTGCCTCATCTGTAGCATCCTTAGCACTGCCGAGTACTGCCTGGCTACCACGCAACAG CTTGAAGAGAAACTCAAAGAGAAAGTGGATAAAATCCTGGTGGAGAGAATTAATTTGACTGGGGAGATGGATACATTCAGCAC TGTGATCTCGAATAGTATCCAGTTACTCGTTCAGGATCTTGATGCTGCCTGTGACCCTGCTCTCACTGCAATGAGCAAG ATGCCGTGGCAGAGCGTGGAGCATGTCGGTGACCAGAGTCCCTACGTGACTTCAATCATCATGCACATAAAGCAGAACGTGCCAATCATCAGAGACAATTTGGCCTCCACGCGCAAATACTTCACGCAATTCTGCATCAAATTCACAAA CTCTTTCATCCCCAAATTTATCAATCACTTGTTCAGATGTAAGCCAATCAGCATGGTGGGAGCAGAACAA CTCCTCCTGGACGCACACTCTTTGAAGACCGTGCTGCTAGATCTGCCCTCCATAGGTTCTCAGGTACTTCGCAAGGCACCTGCCAGCTATACCAAGATTGTGGTGAAGGGCATGACCCGTGCAGAGATGATACTTAAG gtggtAATGGCCCCGCATGAACCGCCTGTGGTGTTTGTGGATAACTACATCAAGCTCTTGGCTGATGGCAATCCCGAGACTTTCCAGAAAATACTTGACATGAAG
- the vps53 gene encoding vacuolar protein sorting-associated protein 53 homolog isoform X2, with product MMEDEEFEFADDLEAILHLTPEVQLAIEQVFPSQDPLDKADFNAVEYINTLFPTEQSLANIDDVVNKIRLKIRRLDDNIRTVVRGQTNVGQDGRQALEEAQVAIQQLFGKIKDIKDKAEKSEQMVKEITRDIKQLDHAKRHLTTSITTLNHLHMLAGGVDSLEAMTRKRQYGEVANLLQGVVNVLEHFHKYMGIPQIRQLSERVKAAQSELGTQILADFEEAFPSQGSKRPGGPSNVLRDACLVANVLDPRIKHEIMKKFIRQHLSEYLVLFQENQDVAWLDKIDRRYAWIKRQLVDYEEKYGRMFPEEWCMTERIAVEFCHITRAELSKVMRTRAKEIEVKLLLFAIQRTTNFEGLLAKRFTGCTLTDAPVQKRPESPLDPSNPFLEDDQGEDESTVKDDKDGDLAKPRKPKTPENPFHGIVSKCFEPHLYVYIESQDKNLGELIDRFVADFRAQGPPKLATDEGGAVLPSCADLFVYYKKCMVQCSQLSTGEPMIALTTIFQKFLREYAWKILSGNLPKSSSNSGVLTISSLLKEKEGPEAAKFTVDELCLICSILSTAEYCLATTQQLEEKLKEKVDKILVERINLTGEMDTFSTVISNSIQLLVQDLDAACDPALTAMSKMPWQSVEHVGDQSPYVTSIIMHIKQNVPIIRDNLASTRKYFTQFCIKFTNSFIPKFINHLFRCKPISMVGAEQLLLDAHSLKTVLLDLPSIGSQVLRKAPASYTKIVVKGMTRAEMILKVVMAPHEPPVVFVDNYIKLLADGNPETFQKILDMKGLKRGEQSSMLELFRQRLPTPPSGADGGTSLSFSAPTPEQESSRIRKLEKLIKRL from the exons ATGATGGAGGACGAAGAATTTGAATTTGCCGATGATTTGGAGGCAATTTTGCATCTCACACCCGAAGTACAACTGGCGATTGAACAG GTCTTTCCATCTCAAGATCCGCTTGATAAAGCAGACTTCAATGCGGTGGAATACATCAACACATTGTTTCCGACCGAGCAG TCCCTTGCTAATATTGATGATGTGGTAAACAAGATACGTCTGAAAATAAG GCGCCTTGATGACAACATCAGGACAGTGGTGAGGGGTCAAACCAATGTGGGGCAGGATGGCAGGCAG GCTTTGGAAGAGGCCCAGGTAGCAATCCAGCAGCTTTTTGGAAAAATCAAAGACATCAAGGACAAGGCAGAGAAGTCTGAACAAATG GTCAAGGAGATTACCAGGGACATAAAGCAGTTGGACCATGCCAAGCGCCACCTCACTACATCTATCACCACACTGAACCACCTACATATGTTAGCAGGAGGTGTGGACTCTTTAGA ggCCATGACGAGGAAAAGGCAGTACGGTGAGGTGGCCAATCTCCTGCAAGGAGTCGTAAACGTACTTGAGCACTTCCACAAGTATATGGGCATACCACAGATCAGGCAGCTCTCCGAGAG AGTAAAAGCAGCACAAAGTGAGTTGGGCACTCAGATCCTGGCAGATTTTGAAGAAGCATTCCCTTCCCAGGGCTCCAAG AGGCCAGGTGGGCCAAGTAACGTCTTGAGGGATGCCTGTCTGGTTGCAAATGTTCTTGACCCACGCATCAAACACGAGATAATGAAAAAGTTCATCCGTCAGCATCTCTCAGAGTACCTTGTACTCTTTCAGGAAAACCAAGAT GTCGCATGGCTAGATAAGATTGATCGACGCTATGCCTGGATCAAGCGGCAACTAGTCGACTATGAAGAAAAATATGGACGCATGTTTCCAGAGGAGTGGTGCATGACAGAACGTATTGCAGTGGAATTCTGCCACATCACCAG agCGGAGCTTTCCAAAGTAATGAGAACACGAGCCAAGGAGATTGAAGTGAAGCTTCTTCTGTTTGCCATTCAGAGGACTACAAACTTCGAAGGTCTGCTGGCAAAACGCTTCACGGGATGCACATTGACAGATGCCCCTGTG CAGAAGAGGCCAGAAAGCCCTTTAGACCCCTCTAATCCTTTCTTGGAAGATGATCAAGGTGAAGATGAGAGTACTGTGAAAGATGACAAAGATGGAGATCTGGCAAAG CCTCGAAAGCCCAAGACTCCTGAGAATCCTTTCCATGGTATTGTCTCCAAGTGCTTTGAGCCTCATCTATATGTCTACATAGAATCCCAAGACAA GAACCTAGGCGAACTGATCGACAGGTTTGTGGCTGACTTCCGAGCACAGGGCCCACCCAAGCTTGCCACAGACGAGGGTGGCGCTGTGCTGCCAAGCTGTGCCGATCTCTTTGTCTATTACAAGAAGTGCATGGTCCAGTGCTCCCAGCTGAGCACTGGGGAGCCCATGATTGCCCTCACAACCATCTTTCAGAAATTCCTGCGGGAGTATGCCTGGAAGATCCTCTCAGGCAATCTGCCTAA GTCGAGCAGTAACAGTGGGGTTCTGACCATCAGCAGTCTgctgaaagaaaaagaaggcCCAGAAGCAGCCAAGTTCACTGTTGACGAGCTGTGCCTCATCTGTAGCATCCTTAGCACTGCCGAGTACTGCCTGGCTACCACGCAACAG CTTGAAGAGAAACTCAAAGAGAAAGTGGATAAAATCCTGGTGGAGAGAATTAATTTGACTGGGGAGATGGATACATTCAGCAC TGTGATCTCGAATAGTATCCAGTTACTCGTTCAGGATCTTGATGCTGCCTGTGACCCTGCTCTCACTGCAATGAGCAAG ATGCCGTGGCAGAGCGTGGAGCATGTCGGTGACCAGAGTCCCTACGTGACTTCAATCATCATGCACATAAAGCAGAACGTGCCAATCATCAGAGACAATTTGGCCTCCACGCGCAAATACTTCACGCAATTCTGCATCAAATTCACAAA CTCTTTCATCCCCAAATTTATCAATCACTTGTTCAGATGTAAGCCAATCAGCATGGTGGGAGCAGAACAA CTCCTCCTGGACGCACACTCTTTGAAGACCGTGCTGCTAGATCTGCCCTCCATAGGTTCTCAGGTACTTCGCAAGGCACCTGCCAGCTATACCAAGATTGTGGTGAAGGGCATGACCCGTGCAGAGATGATACTTAAG gtggtAATGGCCCCGCATGAACCGCCTGTGGTGTTTGTGGATAACTACATCAAGCTCTTGGCTGATGGCAATCCCGAGACTTTCCAGAAAATACTTGACATGAAG